A DNA window from Pseudomonas tohonis contains the following coding sequences:
- the recQ gene encoding DNA helicase RecQ: protein MLDHAQRILKDVFGYDAFRGHQAAIIDRVAKGGDVLVLMPTGGGKSLCFQVPALMRDGLAVVVSPLIALMEDQVATLDELGVAAVALNSTLSNDEQRDIADRIRRGEIKMLYLAPERLVQPRMLGFLQNLDIALFAIDEAHCVSQWGHDFRPEYLQLGQLAELFPEVPRIALTATADMRTREEIVQRLHLQNAERFLSSFDRPNIFYRIVAKDSPRKQLLSFLTERRGDAGIVYCLSRKKVDEVAAFLSEQGYPALPYHAGLPSDLRAYHQKRFLNEEGLIMVATIAFGMGIDKPNVRFVAHLDLPKSLEAYYQETGRAGRDGLPADAWMAYGLQDVLLLKQMLNNSEGDERHKRIEQHKLDAMLALCEEIRCRRQALLAYFDEELPQPCGHCDICVDGVQTWDATEPARQALSAIYRSGQRYGVGHLVDLLLGRDNEKVRAAGHQHLSVFGMGKALSEGEWRTLFRQLVARGLADVDLDGFGGLRLTDACRPLLRGEVSLQLRRDLSTKAPKPAASAASQLVRGEEREQWEALRALRRKLAEEHSVPPYVIFPDATLLEMLRSKPGTLAEMARVSGVGARKLERYGEAFLDVLNGGADAAPAPRAVADLRHELVSLARAGMTPAQIARQLDCTEKNVYSLLAEAISEQQLSLEQALDLPEEMLGAVQDAFLDGEGELPSVAEVAEMLGGKVPEGVLHCVRAALQAEFES from the coding sequence ATGCTCGACCACGCCCAGCGCATCCTCAAAGACGTATTCGGCTACGACGCCTTCCGCGGCCACCAGGCGGCGATCATCGACCGCGTGGCCAAGGGCGGCGATGTGCTGGTGCTGATGCCCACCGGCGGCGGCAAGTCCCTGTGCTTCCAGGTCCCGGCGCTGATGCGCGACGGGCTGGCGGTGGTGGTTTCGCCGCTGATCGCGCTGATGGAGGACCAGGTCGCCACCCTCGACGAGCTCGGCGTGGCCGCGGTGGCGCTGAACTCCACCCTGAGCAACGACGAGCAGCGCGATATCGCCGATCGCATCCGCCGGGGCGAGATCAAGATGCTCTACCTGGCGCCGGAGCGCCTGGTGCAGCCGCGCATGCTGGGCTTCCTGCAGAACCTGGACATCGCCCTGTTCGCCATCGACGAAGCCCACTGCGTTTCCCAGTGGGGGCACGATTTCCGTCCGGAATACCTGCAGCTGGGCCAGCTCGCCGAGCTGTTCCCCGAGGTGCCGCGCATCGCCCTGACCGCCACGGCGGACATGCGCACCCGCGAGGAGATCGTGCAGCGCCTGCACCTGCAGAACGCCGAGCGCTTCCTCTCGAGCTTCGACCGGCCGAACATCTTCTACCGCATCGTCGCCAAGGACAGCCCGCGCAAGCAGTTGCTGTCCTTCCTCACCGAGCGGCGTGGCGACGCCGGCATCGTCTATTGCCTGTCGCGCAAGAAGGTCGACGAGGTCGCCGCCTTCCTTTCCGAGCAGGGCTACCCGGCGCTGCCCTACCACGCGGGCCTGCCCAGCGACCTGCGGGCCTACCACCAGAAGCGCTTCCTCAACGAGGAGGGGCTGATCATGGTGGCGACCATCGCCTTCGGCATGGGCATCGACAAGCCCAACGTGCGCTTCGTCGCCCACCTCGACCTGCCCAAGTCCCTGGAGGCCTATTACCAGGAGACCGGCCGCGCCGGCCGTGACGGACTGCCCGCCGATGCCTGGATGGCCTACGGCCTGCAGGACGTACTGCTGCTCAAGCAGATGCTCAACAACTCCGAGGGCGACGAGCGCCACAAGCGCATCGAGCAGCACAAGCTCGACGCCATGCTGGCGCTGTGCGAGGAGATCCGCTGCCGCCGCCAGGCGCTGCTGGCCTATTTCGACGAGGAGCTGCCGCAACCCTGCGGGCATTGCGACATCTGCGTCGACGGCGTGCAGACCTGGGACGCCACCGAGCCCGCTCGTCAGGCGCTCTCGGCCATCTACCGCAGCGGCCAGCGCTACGGCGTCGGCCATCTGGTCGACCTGTTGCTGGGCCGCGACAACGAGAAGGTCCGCGCCGCCGGCCACCAGCACCTGTCGGTCTTCGGCATGGGCAAGGCGCTGTCCGAAGGCGAATGGCGCACGCTGTTCCGCCAGCTGGTCGCCCGTGGCCTGGCGGATGTCGACCTCGACGGCTTCGGCGGCCTGCGCCTGACCGACGCTTGCCGCCCGCTGCTGCGCGGCGAGGTGAGCCTGCAACTGCGCCGCGACCTCTCGACCAAGGCACCGAAGCCGGCGGCCAGTGCCGCCAGCCAGCTGGTGCGTGGCGAGGAGCGCGAGCAGTGGGAGGCCCTGCGCGCCCTGCGCCGCAAGCTCGCCGAGGAGCACAGCGTGCCGCCCTATGTGATCTTCCCCGACGCCACCCTGCTGGAGATGCTGCGCAGCAAGCCCGGCACCCTGGCGGAGATGGCGCGGGTCAGCGGCGTCGGTGCACGCAAGCTGGAGCGCTACGGCGAGGCCTTCCTCGACGTGCTCAACGGTGGCGCCGACGCCGCGCCGGCGCCGCGCGCGGTGGCCGACCTGCGTCACGAGCTGGTCAGCCTGGCCCGTGCGGGCATGACCCCGGCGCAGATCGCGCGCCAGCTCGACTGCACCGAGAAGAACGTCTATTCGCTGCTGGCCGAGGCCATCAGCGAGCAGCAGCTGAGCCTGGAGCAGGCGCTGGACCTGCCCGAGGAAATGCTCGGCGCGGTGCAGGACGCCTTCCTCGATGGCGAGGGCGAGCTGCCCAGCGTCGCCGAGGTGGCCGAGATGCTCGGCGGCAAGGTCCCCGAGGGCGTGCTCCACTGCGTGCGTGCCGCGCTGCAGGCCGAGTTCGAGTCCTGA
- a CDS encoding sensor domain-containing diguanylate cyclase, producing the protein MSTLNAWLDEVRPNPYADQLALGFRQLRFVRPLEQEYRNFFLEQTFDLKRIALLLGLPIWLAFAFLDFHLIASSERWWMLAVRLGVLVLLVVCGLLILQRRHVHLLVPLSLVCVSALGIGAAAVVAIAHRVDPSFPYEGLLLVCMAAYFVVGLRLGEALLVSVLILVAYVALELWAGLPWPRLVNNLLFLVFGNLVGAVGCYLLEFKSREHFLISRLMRVLAEHDSLTGLHNRRSFNRQLERVWRQAQREGLPLALLLCDVDHFKAYNDLYGHQGGDQALQRVAEVLEDAARRPLDMAVRLGGEEFAVLLYGTPEAEARQCAENVRAALERLAIRHEGSQVAEVLTMSIGLACIAPGSDTPLGQLYELYEHADRALYEAKAFGRNQVVA; encoded by the coding sequence GTGTCGACACTCAACGCCTGGCTGGACGAAGTACGCCCCAATCCCTATGCCGATCAACTTGCCCTGGGATTCCGGCAGCTGCGGTTCGTCCGTCCCCTGGAGCAGGAATACCGTAATTTCTTCCTCGAGCAGACCTTCGACCTCAAGCGCATCGCGCTGCTGCTCGGCTTGCCGATCTGGCTGGCCTTCGCCTTTCTCGACTTCCACCTGATCGCCTCTTCCGAACGCTGGTGGATGCTCGCCGTGCGCCTGGGCGTGCTGGTGCTGCTGGTGGTCTGCGGGCTGCTGATCCTGCAGCGGCGCCATGTGCACCTGCTGGTGCCGCTGAGCCTGGTGTGTGTCAGTGCGCTGGGCATAGGCGCGGCGGCGGTGGTGGCCATCGCCCACCGGGTCGACCCGTCATTCCCCTATGAAGGGCTGCTGCTGGTGTGCATGGCGGCCTATTTCGTGGTCGGGCTGCGCCTGGGCGAGGCATTGCTGGTGTCGGTCCTGATCCTGGTGGCCTACGTGGCGCTGGAGCTCTGGGCCGGGCTGCCCTGGCCGCGGCTGGTGAACAACCTGCTGTTCCTCGTGTTCGGCAACCTGGTGGGAGCGGTGGGCTGCTACCTGCTGGAGTTCAAGTCCCGCGAGCATTTCCTCATCAGCCGGCTGATGCGCGTGCTGGCCGAGCACGACAGCCTGACCGGCCTGCACAACCGGCGCAGCTTCAACCGCCAGCTGGAGCGCGTGTGGCGGCAGGCCCAGCGCGAGGGGCTGCCCCTGGCGCTGCTGCTGTGCGATGTCGACCACTTCAAGGCCTACAACGATCTCTACGGCCACCAGGGCGGCGACCAGGCCCTGCAGCGGGTCGCCGAGGTGCTCGAGGACGCCGCGCGACGACCGCTGGACATGGCGGTACGCCTGGGTGGCGAGGAGTTCGCCGTGCTCCTCTACGGCACGCCGGAGGCCGAGGCGCGGCAGTGCGCTGAGAATGTGCGTGCGGCCCTGGAGCGCCTGGCCATCCGCCACGAGGGTTCCCAGGTCGCCGAGGTGCTGACGATGTCCATCGGCCTGGCCTGCATCGCGCCGGGCAGCGACACGCCGCTCGGCCAGCTCTATGAACTCTACGAGCACGCCGACCGCGCGCTCTACGAGGCCAAGGCCTTCGGGCGCAACCAGGTGGTGGCGTAG
- a CDS encoding DUF2804 domain-containing protein translates to MDKLISADGQPHYGLFDGTPGLVNHRDFDFRSPMGRRLGALAKWRRFHQFQYFGLISDQLIGGCALADLSLVGVGFVYLFHPASGRMIERQFKLPLGMGTRFSQAPDDGVCELRQGRNLLRLENSPKPKEKRLLVQLDDGTRIDARFSEDEPAFQPMSLCTPTAVNGWVYARKVAGVACRGEVHCELGQFDLQAIGAFAHHDWSAGYMRPETFWNWACLSGEAQGRRVGLNLSCGVNETSFTENCFWIDGELIKVDCVRFAFDRDRPLEEWRITSADGQVALRFVGTGLHKERLNLGFIASNFKQIFGRFDGVLRPHGRPALEIDGLWGFVEDQYVKW, encoded by the coding sequence ATGGACAAGCTGATCAGCGCCGACGGCCAGCCGCACTACGGCCTTTTCGACGGCACCCCCGGCCTGGTCAACCACCGTGACTTCGATTTCCGCTCGCCCATGGGGCGTCGTCTCGGCGCCCTGGCGAAGTGGCGGCGCTTCCACCAGTTCCAGTATTTCGGCTTGATCAGCGACCAGCTCATCGGCGGCTGCGCGCTGGCCGACCTGAGCCTGGTGGGCGTGGGCTTCGTCTACCTGTTCCACCCGGCCAGCGGGCGCATGATCGAGCGCCAGTTCAAGCTGCCGCTGGGGATGGGCACGCGCTTCTCGCAAGCCCCGGACGATGGTGTCTGCGAGCTGCGCCAGGGCCGCAACCTGCTGCGACTGGAGAACTCGCCCAAGCCGAAGGAGAAGCGCCTGCTGGTGCAACTGGACGACGGCACCCGCATCGACGCGCGTTTCTCCGAGGACGAGCCGGCCTTCCAGCCCATGAGCCTGTGCACGCCCACGGCGGTGAACGGCTGGGTCTATGCGCGCAAGGTGGCGGGCGTCGCCTGCCGGGGCGAGGTGCACTGCGAGCTGGGTCAGTTCGACCTGCAGGCCATCGGCGCCTTCGCCCACCACGATTGGTCCGCCGGCTACATGCGCCCGGAGACCTTCTGGAACTGGGCCTGCCTGTCCGGCGAGGCGCAGGGGCGGCGGGTAGGGCTGAACCTGTCCTGCGGGGTCAACGAGACCAGCTTCACCGAGAACTGCTTCTGGATCGATGGCGAGCTGATCAAGGTGGATTGCGTGCGTTTCGCCTTCGATCGCGACCGGCCGCTGGAGGAGTGGCGGATCACCTCAGCCGACGGCCAGGTGGCGTTGCGCTTCGTGGGCACCGGGTTGCACAAGGAGCGCCTGAACCTGGGCTTCATCGCCAGTAACTTCAAGCAGATCTTCGGGCGCTTCGATGGCGTGCTCCGGCCGCATGGGCGACCGGCCCTGGAAATCGATGGGCTGTGGGGCTTTGTCGAAGATCAATATGTGAAGTGGTAG
- a CDS encoding MarR family transcriptional regulator → MSHTDQHRFAMQLAQMSRAWRAELDRRLVDLGLSQARWLVLLHLARFEELPTQRELAQSVGVEGPTLARLLDSLEAQGLVQRLAVAEDRRAKKITLCPKARPLIEKIEAISNQLRREVFTGIDEEELRRCQQIHAQILANLERR, encoded by the coding sequence ATGTCCCATACCGATCAACACCGCTTCGCCATGCAGCTCGCGCAGATGTCGCGAGCCTGGCGCGCGGAGCTGGACCGCCGGCTCGTCGACCTCGGCCTGTCCCAGGCTCGCTGGCTGGTTCTCCTGCATCTCGCCCGCTTCGAAGAACTCCCCACCCAACGTGAACTGGCGCAGAGCGTCGGCGTCGAGGGCCCGACCCTGGCCCGCCTGCTCGACAGCCTCGAGGCCCAGGGGCTGGTGCAGCGCCTGGCCGTCGCCGAGGACCGCCGGGCGAAGAAGATCACCCTGTGCCCCAAGGCACGGCCGCTAATCGAGAAGATCGAGGCCATTTCCAACCAGCTGCGCAGGGAGGTCTTCACCGGCATCGATGAAGAAGAGCTGCGTCGCTGCCAGCAGATCCACGCGCAGATACTGGCCAACCTGGAACGGCGTTGA
- a CDS encoding DHA2 family efflux MFS transporter permease subunit: MQDLEALHARFGPRYPQLLLGLLMVGSMAMILASTSINVALPAIMADFAIGRPLAQWLATGFLAAMTAGLLLAAWAQSRLGARRTVQGGLLVFTLCSLLALAATSAWELIALRIVQGACAGIIQPLAMVLIFRIFAEGGRGMALGIYGLGVMIAPTLGPTIGGYLIDHFGWEAVFWLPLPMCLLAALGAQWLMPSDRDRRTPGVDLVAFLYLSVALFALLGALAEAQRFGWLAPSCWIPGLLGVLSTLAFVLRSRASERPLLPLPLWRHAAFRKASGVALVLGLGLYGSTYLIPLFLQTVEGYSAGRAGLLLLPTGVVLGLASFIGGWLSDKLSAALLLVAGLLVFAASSLGLGLVESGASFVVLCFWACVGRLGLGLLLPALSTGSLDVLSAEELALGAGAITFVRQLGGAFGVNLVTFFLEWRHHAGGGDALAEALAFQQTFWLVAGLFLLALWPAWGVKATKG, from the coding sequence ATGCAGGACCTCGAGGCCCTGCACGCGCGCTTCGGTCCGCGTTATCCGCAGTTGCTGCTCGGCCTGCTGATGGTCGGCAGCATGGCGATGATCCTCGCCTCCACCAGCATCAACGTCGCCCTGCCGGCGATCATGGCGGACTTCGCCATCGGCCGGCCCCTGGCCCAGTGGCTCGCCACCGGCTTCCTCGCCGCGATGACCGCCGGGCTGCTGCTCGCCGCCTGGGCCCAGTCGCGCCTGGGCGCGCGACGCACGGTGCAGGGCGGCCTGCTGGTCTTCACCCTCTGTTCCCTCCTGGCGCTGGCTGCCACCTCGGCCTGGGAGCTGATCGCCCTGCGTATCGTCCAGGGCGCCTGCGCCGGGATCATCCAGCCGCTGGCGATGGTCCTGATCTTCCGCATCTTCGCCGAGGGTGGCCGGGGCATGGCCCTGGGCATCTACGGGCTCGGGGTGATGATCGCGCCGACGCTCGGCCCGACCATCGGTGGCTACCTCATCGACCACTTCGGCTGGGAGGCGGTGTTCTGGTTGCCGCTGCCCATGTGCCTGCTGGCGGCGCTCGGTGCCCAGTGGCTGATGCCGTCGGACCGCGACCGGCGCACTCCGGGCGTCGACCTCGTCGCCTTCCTCTATCTCAGCGTCGCGCTGTTCGCCCTGCTCGGCGCCCTGGCCGAGGCCCAGCGCTTCGGCTGGCTGGCACCGAGCTGCTGGATCCCCGGGCTGCTCGGCGTACTTTCGACCCTGGCCTTCGTCCTGCGCAGCCGCGCCAGCGAGCGACCGCTGCTGCCCCTGCCACTGTGGCGCCACGCGGCGTTCCGCAAGGCGAGCGGGGTGGCGCTGGTGCTCGGCCTCGGCCTCTACGGCTCCACCTACCTGATCCCGCTGTTCCTGCAGACGGTCGAGGGCTACAGCGCCGGCCGCGCGGGGCTGTTGCTGCTGCCCACGGGCGTGGTGCTGGGCCTGGCGTCCTTCATCGGCGGCTGGCTCAGCGACAAGCTCTCCGCCGCACTGCTGCTGGTGGCCGGCCTGCTGGTGTTCGCGGCTTCGAGCCTCGGGCTGGGGCTGGTGGAGAGCGGTGCGTCCTTCGTGGTGCTGTGCTTCTGGGCCTGTGTCGGCCGCCTCGGCCTGGGCTTGCTGCTGCCGGCGCTGAGCACCGGCTCGCTGGATGTGCTGAGTGCCGAGGAGCTGGCCCTCGGAGCCGGCGCCATCACCTTCGTGCGCCAGCTCGGCGGTGCCTTCGGCGTGAACCTGGTGACCTTCTTCTTGGAGTGGCGCCACCATGCCGGCGGCGGTGACGCGCTGGCCGAAGCCCTGGCGTTCCAGCAGACCTTTTGGCTGGTCGCGGGGCTTTTCCTGCTCGCTTTGTGGCCCGCCTGGGGTGTCAAAGCGACAAAAGGCTGA
- a CDS encoding FimV/HubP family polar landmark protein, translating to MARVNRILVAFASGPILYSGLASAIGLGEITLHSALNQPLEAEIGLLDVGDLTDSDIKVSLASAEVFERSGVDRVLFLNDLRFSPMIRGSSGRIRVVSNKPVREPYLNFIVEVARPNGRLLREYTLLLDPPEFSAYNPVAAPLGAAAGQRDGSRGDAPGAARQPAPAAAPPATQGKRYTVVKGDSLWAIAQRQSAGSGMSTAQMMNGIHALNPSAFANGDPSRLSVGQSLLLPDAATLSASTSTAPAAAPGSDAQATSGSAPGPLSAPANPGQPAPLPQQIAEVQRRVDTELLNSENERLQLRQDIADLQLKLENLQRQMEQKDAQLARLQGALDTRGAEGAVEGANVPPAGAAVAPDAAVVGSPSQEPADSQPGVTPSEAPAPAASDTSASAPAPAADAAQSQAASPDAAPQVVVEAPAGQDTWSRALLALGGVLLLAVLALVLLRRRQGTRPEEAGPEREPEPRVRPAVVAVTAERPRIGAVPQPRVEPVVATAAAVAAAPAPAPAPRPQPQPVAPRASSDSLDGANIYIAYGRFSDAESALRAAIVQEPKRTDLRFRLLEVLGELRDRSGFAAEERSLLEMGVGPARIEQIKARYPGIDQNTSAEPMLADPEFVLADEAADQPPVALVVHRDDELTDEFQLNLDDLPLDADWDSLSPFKTEAPKAKAAGKAEPVQHHVDPAFRSNLQDMPEVFELDDLEQADRLELPDLPQAEELGELTFDFEDPLEADDDLDHLAARQENLMKLNLALAYIDQGDVESACSILNEVIDGGDEEQKQEARQLLAKIA from the coding sequence ATGGCTCGAGTCAACAGGATCCTCGTTGCGTTTGCATCGGGACCCATCCTTTATTCCGGCCTGGCGTCCGCCATCGGCCTGGGCGAGATCACCCTGCATTCCGCGCTGAACCAGCCCCTCGAGGCGGAAATCGGCCTGCTCGACGTGGGCGACCTGACCGACAGCGACATCAAGGTCAGCCTGGCGTCGGCCGAAGTCTTCGAGCGTTCCGGCGTCGACCGCGTGCTGTTCCTCAACGACCTGCGCTTCAGCCCCATGATCCGGGGTTCCAGCGGCCGCATCCGCGTGGTTTCCAACAAGCCTGTGCGCGAGCCCTACCTGAACTTCATCGTCGAGGTGGCCCGGCCCAACGGCCGCCTGCTGCGCGAATACACCCTGCTGCTGGACCCGCCGGAGTTCTCCGCCTACAACCCCGTGGCCGCGCCGCTGGGCGCTGCCGCCGGCCAGCGCGACGGCAGCCGTGGCGACGCGCCCGGCGCCGCCCGCCAACCCGCCCCCGCAGCCGCGCCGCCCGCCACCCAGGGCAAGCGCTACACGGTGGTCAAGGGCGACAGCCTGTGGGCGATCGCGCAGCGCCAGAGCGCTGGCAGCGGCATGAGCACCGCGCAGATGATGAACGGCATCCACGCGCTCAACCCCAGCGCCTTCGCCAATGGCGACCCGAGCCGCCTGAGCGTGGGCCAGAGCCTGTTGCTGCCGGATGCCGCGACGCTGTCAGCGAGCACCTCGACCGCCCCGGCCGCCGCCCCGGGCAGTGACGCACAAGCGACTTCGGGCAGCGCCCCGGGCCCGCTCTCCGCGCCCGCCAACCCGGGCCAGCCGGCGCCGCTGCCGCAGCAGATCGCTGAAGTCCAGCGCCGTGTCGACACCGAGCTGCTCAACAGCGAGAACGAACGCCTGCAATTGCGCCAGGACATCGCCGACCTCCAGCTCAAGCTGGAGAACCTGCAGCGCCAGATGGAGCAGAAGGACGCCCAGTTGGCGCGTCTGCAGGGCGCCCTGGACACCCGGGGTGCCGAAGGCGCCGTCGAGGGGGCGAACGTGCCGCCGGCAGGCGCTGCCGTCGCCCCGGACGCCGCTGTCGTGGGCAGCCCGTCCCAGGAGCCCGCCGATTCCCAGCCCGGGGTCACCCCGAGCGAAGCCCCGGCGCCGGCCGCCAGCGATACGTCCGCTTCCGCTCCCGCTCCCGCTGCCGACGCCGCGCAATCGCAGGCGGCTTCGCCGGACGCCGCGCCCCAGGTGGTGGTCGAGGCGCCGGCTGGCCAGGACACCTGGTCCCGTGCCCTGCTGGCCCTCGGTGGCGTGCTGCTGTTGGCCGTCCTGGCCCTGGTGCTGCTGCGCCGCCGCCAGGGGACCCGCCCCGAGGAAGCCGGGCCCGAGCGCGAACCCGAGCCCAGGGTGCGCCCGGCTGTCGTGGCCGTCACCGCCGAGCGCCCGCGCATCGGTGCCGTGCCCCAGCCCCGAGTGGAGCCGGTGGTCGCCACCGCCGCTGCAGTGGCCGCCGCGCCCGCGCCTGCACCGGCGCCGCGCCCGCAACCCCAGCCCGTGGCTCCGCGTGCCTCCAGCGATTCCCTGGATGGCGCCAACATCTACATCGCCTACGGTCGCTTCAGCGACGCCGAGAGCGCCCTGCGCGCGGCCATCGTCCAGGAGCCCAAGCGCACCGACCTGCGTTTCCGCCTGCTTGAGGTGCTCGGCGAGCTGCGTGATCGGAGCGGCTTCGCCGCCGAGGAGCGGAGCCTGCTGGAGATGGGCGTCGGCCCGGCGCGCATCGAGCAGATCAAGGCCCGCTACCCCGGCATCGATCAGAACACGAGTGCCGAGCCGATGCTGGCCGATCCGGAGTTCGTCCTCGCCGACGAGGCTGCCGACCAGCCCCCGGTCGCGCTTGTCGTGCACCGTGACGACGAGCTGACCGACGAGTTCCAGCTCAACCTCGACGACCTGCCGCTGGATGCCGACTGGGACAGCCTCAGCCCCTTCAAGACCGAGGCGCCCAAGGCCAAGGCGGCGGGCAAGGCCGAGCCGGTGCAGCACCACGTCGACCCCGCGTTCCGCAGCAACCTGCAGGACATGCCCGAGGTGTTCGAACTGGATGACCTGGAGCAGGCCGATCGCCTCGAACTGCCGGACCTGCCCCAGGCCGAAGAGCTGGGCGAGCTGACCTTCGACTTCGAGGACCCGCTGGAGGCCGATGACGACCTCGACCACCTGGCCGCGCGCCAGGAGAACCTGATGAAGCTCAACCTGGCCCTGGCCTACATCGACCAGGGCGACGTCGAAAGCGCCTGCAGCATCCTCAACGAGGTGATCGATGGCGGCGACGAGGAGCAGAAGCAGGAGGCCCGCCAGCTGCTGGCGAAGATCGCCTGA
- a CDS encoding patatin-like phospholipase family protein, whose product MRRVLLFLAFTLLPLATLAEQAHPRIGLVLSGGAARGLAHIGVLRALEEQGVHIDAIAGTSMGAVIGGLYASGYSVEELEKLALAIDWRQALSDAPLRDDVPFRRKQDDRDFLVKQKLSFRDDGSLGLPLGVIQGQNLALLLESLLVHTSDTRDFDRLAIPFRAVATDISTGEKVVFRKGHLPQAIRASMSIPAVFAPVEVDGQLLVDGGMVDNIPVDVAREMGVDLVITVDIGTPLRGRKELLTVVDVLNQSVTLMTRRNSEAQLATLGPDDILVQPPLAGFSATDFGRAREMIDAGYRAATILKNRFAPLAHAGGRQEAVLEEARLPVERRPVIARISVENDSKVGDEVIRRIIRQETGKPLDLERLQSDMGTLYGLDYFEQVHYRVVKRKDGNVLVINARGKRTGTDYLRLGLSLDDDMRGGSTFNLGASYRVNGINTLGAEWLTRAQIGSDQELYSEFYQPLDYGSRYFVAPYLAAEAQNVDATLDNDPIAEYRLQRYGYGFNIGRQIANNGELRLGIGQAWGDADVRIGDRRLPSFSFSEGYYEAKYSFDTLDNVDYPHEGEDIKLTLRQYDPELGSDDRYRQWELSLDKALSSDANTFVLGGRYGRTLDSAEVVTSSFQLGGARQLSGFREDSISGQNVALARLVYYRRMTQRSFLPLDFPFYLGASLERGRAWNNDNSFDSGYINAGSLFISFDTPLGPLDFSYGLNDASEQALYLKLGRVF is encoded by the coding sequence ATGCGCCGCGTGCTTCTGTTCCTCGCTTTCACCCTCCTGCCACTGGCCACCCTGGCCGAGCAGGCCCACCCACGCATCGGCCTGGTGCTGTCCGGCGGTGCCGCGCGCGGGCTGGCGCACATCGGCGTGCTGCGGGCGCTGGAGGAACAGGGCGTGCACATCGACGCCATCGCCGGCACCAGCATGGGCGCGGTGATCGGCGGCCTCTACGCCTCGGGCTACAGCGTCGAGGAACTGGAGAAGCTGGCCCTGGCCATCGACTGGCGCCAGGCGCTCTCTGACGCGCCACTGCGTGACGACGTCCCCTTCCGCCGCAAGCAGGACGACCGCGACTTCCTGGTCAAGCAGAAGCTCAGCTTCCGCGACGACGGCAGCCTGGGCCTGCCGCTCGGCGTGATCCAGGGCCAGAACCTCGCCCTGCTGCTGGAGAGCCTGCTGGTGCACACCAGCGACACCCGTGACTTCGACCGCCTGGCCATCCCCTTCCGCGCCGTGGCCACCGACATCTCCACCGGCGAGAAGGTGGTATTCCGCAAGGGCCACCTGCCCCAGGCGATCCGCGCCAGCATGTCGATCCCGGCGGTGTTCGCACCGGTGGAGGTGGACGGCCAGTTGCTGGTGGACGGCGGCATGGTGGACAACATCCCGGTGGACGTGGCGCGGGAGATGGGTGTCGACCTCGTGATCACCGTCGACATCGGCACCCCGCTGCGCGGGCGCAAGGAGCTGCTCACGGTGGTCGATGTGCTCAACCAGTCGGTGACCCTGATGACCCGGCGCAACTCCGAGGCGCAACTGGCCACCCTGGGCCCGGACGACATCCTGGTGCAGCCGCCCCTGGCCGGCTTCTCCGCCACCGACTTCGGTCGCGCGCGGGAGATGATCGACGCCGGCTACCGCGCCGCCACCATCCTCAAGAACCGCTTCGCTCCGCTGGCCCACGCGGGCGGCCGGCAGGAGGCCGTGCTGGAGGAGGCGCGCCTGCCGGTCGAGCGCCGCCCGGTGATCGCCCGCATCAGCGTGGAGAACGACTCCAAGGTGGGCGACGAGGTGATCCGCCGCATCATCCGCCAGGAGACCGGCAAGCCGCTGGACCTGGAGCGCCTGCAGAGCGACATGGGCACGCTCTACGGCCTGGATTACTTCGAGCAGGTGCATTACCGCGTGGTCAAGCGCAAGGACGGCAACGTGCTGGTGATCAACGCGCGCGGCAAGCGCACCGGCACCGACTACCTGCGCCTGGGCCTGAGCCTGGATGACGACATGCGCGGCGGCAGCACCTTCAACCTGGGCGCCAGCTACCGGGTCAACGGCATCAACACGCTCGGTGCCGAATGGCTGACCCGTGCCCAGATCGGCAGCGACCAGGAGCTCTACAGCGAGTTCTACCAGCCGCTGGACTACGGCTCGCGCTACTTCGTGGCTCCCTACCTCGCCGCCGAGGCGCAGAACGTGGACGCCACCCTGGACAACGACCCCATCGCCGAATACCGCCTGCAGCGCTACGGCTACGGCTTCAACATCGGCCGGCAGATCGCCAACAACGGCGAGCTGCGCCTCGGCATCGGCCAGGCCTGGGGCGATGCCGACGTGCGCATCGGCGACCGCCGCCTGCCCAGCTTCAGTTTCAGCGAGGGCTACTACGAGGCGAAGTACTCCTTCGACACCCTCGACAACGTGGACTACCCGCACGAGGGCGAGGACATCAAGCTGACCCTGCGCCAGTACGACCCCGAACTGGGTTCGGACGACCGCTACCGCCAGTGGGAGCTGAGCCTGGACAAGGCGCTCTCCAGCGACGCCAACACCTTCGTCCTCGGCGGTCGCTATGGCCGTACCCTGGACAGCGCCGAGGTGGTCACCTCCAGCTTCCAGCTCGGCGGTGCCCGACAGCTGTCGGGGTTCCGCGAGGACTCGATCTCCGGGCAGAACGTCGCCCTGGCACGGCTGGTCTACTACCGGCGCATGACCCAGCGCTCGTTCCTGCCGCTGGACTTCCCCTTCTACCTCGGCGCCAGCCTCGAACGCGGCCGGGCCTGGAACAACGACAACAGCTTCGACAGTGGCTACATCAACGCGGGCAGCCTGTTCATAAGCTTCGACACGCCGCTGGGCCCGCTCGACTTCAGCTACGGCCTCAACGACGCGTCCGAGCAGGCGCTCTACCTCAAGCTGGGCCGGGTGTTCTGA